In Paenibacillus kyungheensis, the following are encoded in one genomic region:
- the trpA gene encoding tryptophan synthase subunit alpha, whose amino-acid sequence MSMTDQSQNRMDATFARLKEEGKTALIPFLTVGDPDPQTTIDIIVEMEAAGADILELGVPYSDPLADGPVIQRASQRALTHQVTIHTCLEVADGARQRGVEMPFILFTYYNPILQFGLDTFFETMQAHGISGMIIPDLPVEESGEMRERAKAAGVSLIPLVAPTSNDRIAAILDGAQGFVYCVSSLGVTGERASFHNNVEQFIRDVKSNTDLPVAVGFGISSSEQVREFSKFCDGVVVGSAIVRQIESQIPLLTNPERKIEGLLQIRKFVAELKE is encoded by the coding sequence ATGAGCATGACCGATCAAAGTCAGAATCGTATGGATGCTACGTTTGCCCGCCTAAAAGAAGAAGGCAAAACAGCTTTAATTCCTTTTCTTACAGTAGGTGATCCTGATCCACAGACTACTATTGATATTATTGTAGAAATGGAAGCGGCTGGAGCCGATATTTTGGAGTTAGGAGTACCTTATTCCGATCCACTAGCAGATGGACCTGTAATTCAGCGTGCTTCTCAGCGTGCGCTTACTCATCAGGTGACGATTCATACTTGTCTAGAAGTAGCAGATGGAGCACGTCAGCGCGGAGTAGAAATGCCATTTATTTTGTTTACGTATTATAATCCGATATTGCAATTTGGATTGGATACTTTTTTTGAAACGATGCAAGCTCATGGGATCAGCGGGATGATTATTCCTGATCTACCTGTTGAAGAGTCTGGTGAAATGAGAGAACGTGCCAAAGCAGCAGGTGTGAGCTTGATTCCTCTTGTAGCTCCTACATCCAATGACCGAATCGCAGCGATTCTAGATGGTGCTCAAGGATTCGTATATTGCGTATCTTCACTGGGAGTAACCGGAGAACGAGCTTCGTTTCATAATAATGTAGAGCAATTTATCCGCGATGTGAAAAGCAATACCGATCTTCCAGTAGCCGTTGGATTTGGGATTTCGAGTAGCGAACAAGTAAGAGAATTTTCTAAATTCTGTGATGGCGTGGTAGTAGGTAGTGCGATTGTACGTCAGATCGAATCACAAATTCCTCTTTTAACCAATCCTGAACGCAAAATCGAAGGATTATTGCAAATTCGCAAATTTGTGGCAGAATTAAAAGAATAA
- the trpB gene encoding tryptophan synthase subunit beta, with protein sequence MTTLPDAKGRFGDFGGRYVPETLMNALIELEQSYYQYAEDEEFQTELKYLLKEYSGRETPLYYAQRLSEELGGPKIYLKREDLNHTGAHKINNALAQGLLAKRTGKKKVIAETGAGQHGVATATVAALFGLECKVFMGEEDIRRQQLNVFRMKLLGAEVVPVTSGTMTLKDAGNEALRYWVSNVEDTFYILGSAVGPHPYPMMVRNFQRIIGDETRRQILDIENRLPDTVVACIGGGSNAIGMFYPFIEDTDVNLIGVEAAGRGIDTPLHAATMSLGTKGVFQGSMSYLLQDEYGQVQPAHSISAGLDYPGVGPEHSYLKDIKRVQYVPVTDAEALDALKLLCRTEGIIPALESSHAIAHVVKIAKDMSSDQLLVICLSGRGDKDVESIMQYEEGVQ encoded by the coding sequence ATGACTACATTACCAGATGCAAAAGGACGTTTCGGCGATTTTGGAGGAAGATATGTGCCTGAGACTCTGATGAATGCACTTATCGAATTGGAACAATCTTATTATCAATATGCAGAAGATGAAGAATTTCAGACAGAACTCAAATATTTGCTTAAAGAATATTCTGGACGGGAAACACCATTATATTATGCACAACGGTTGAGCGAAGAATTGGGCGGCCCTAAAATCTATCTAAAACGTGAAGATTTGAATCATACAGGGGCTCATAAAATCAATAACGCACTTGCTCAAGGGTTACTCGCTAAGCGCACAGGGAAAAAGAAAGTGATTGCTGAAACGGGTGCAGGTCAACATGGTGTAGCTACAGCTACTGTAGCGGCATTGTTCGGGCTTGAATGTAAAGTATTTATGGGCGAAGAAGATATTCGTCGTCAGCAGTTAAATGTATTTCGGATGAAATTGTTAGGAGCAGAAGTGGTTCCCGTTACTTCGGGTACAATGACCCTTAAAGATGCTGGAAATGAAGCATTACGCTACTGGGTAAGTAATGTAGAAGATACATTTTATATCCTAGGTTCAGCAGTAGGGCCTCATCCATATCCAATGATGGTACGTAATTTCCAACGCATTATTGGAGACGAGACACGCCGTCAAATTTTAGACATCGAAAATCGTTTACCAGATACAGTTGTTGCTTGTATCGGAGGCGGTAGTAATGCAATCGGTATGTTTTACCCGTTTATAGAAGATACAGATGTTAACCTGATCGGTGTCGAAGCCGCTGGACGAGGTATTGATACACCTCTACATGCAGCAACGATGAGTCTGGGAACCAAAGGTGTTTTTCAAGGATCGATGAGTTATCTATTGCAAGATGAATACGGACAGGTTCAACCTGCACATTCGATCTCAGCCGGTCTCGATTATCCGGGAGTAGGCCCTGAACACTCTTATCTAAAAGACATCAAGCGTGTACAGTATGTGCCTGTAACCGATGCAGAAGCTTTGGATGCTTTGAAATTACTTTGCCGTACCGAAGGTATTATTCCTGCTTTAGAATCTTCGCATGCGATTGCGCATGTAGTCAAAATCGCAAAAGATATGAGCAGTGATCAACTTCTAGTGATCTGCCTGTCTGGTCGTGGCGACAAAGATGTAGAGTCCATTATGCAGTATGAGGAGGGCGTACAATGA
- a CDS encoding phosphoribosylanthranilate isomerase: protein MNKAQQSSTEQSNSEKKYVKICGLQSVEVLKSMIQLPIDYIGFVFATSKRQVNRDQAAMLIKTLHQWQNDTVPQSVGVFVNPTLDELKDIVEVAPLDVIQLHGQESPELCRQIQEQLQKQVFKVISLTNTAQQQSVEQQLLPYQGVVDAFLLDTYDPLYGGGSGKTFAWDQIEPYHQWTVTHNIPLLVAGGLTPDNVSSLLHHHSLEGVDVSSGVETDGMKDITKITTFVERVKA from the coding sequence ATGAATAAAGCTCAACAATCATCCACTGAGCAAAGTAACAGCGAAAAAAAATACGTAAAAATTTGTGGACTTCAAAGCGTTGAAGTGCTAAAATCTATGATACAATTACCGATTGATTACATCGGTTTCGTTTTTGCTACAAGCAAGCGTCAAGTGAATCGTGATCAAGCAGCTATGCTGATCAAAACGTTGCATCAATGGCAAAACGATACAGTTCCTCAAAGTGTCGGTGTGTTTGTAAATCCGACATTGGATGAATTAAAAGATATCGTTGAGGTAGCACCACTTGATGTGATCCAGCTTCATGGTCAAGAGTCTCCTGAACTGTGCAGACAGATTCAAGAGCAATTGCAGAAGCAGGTATTCAAAGTGATTTCACTGACAAATACAGCACAACAACAATCTGTAGAACAACAACTTTTACCTTATCAAGGCGTTGTCGATGCCTTTTTATTAGATACGTATGATCCTCTATATGGAGGAGGTTCAGGTAAAACGTTTGCCTGGGACCAAATAGAACCTTATCATCAGTGGACAGTTACACATAATATTCCATTGCTTGTTGCTGGAGGATTAACACCAGACAATGTATCATCTCTGCTCCATCATCATTCGCTTGAAGGCGTCGATGTATCAAGTGGAGTAGAAACGGACGGAATGAAAGACATCACGAAAATAACAACATTTGTAGAAAGGGTGAAGGCATAA
- the trpC gene encoding indole-3-glycerol phosphate synthase TrpC produces the protein MYLDRIVVTKQQEVEQLKKSFSVEQAKEQIKTLPATKGFRKALIQHPHHSMGLIAEVKKASPSKGLIRPDFDPVEIAKAYEDAGADCISVLTDVDYFQGNKEYLTAIHHAVQLPLLRKDFIIDEVQIYEARLIGADAILLIAAILTPEQLQSFFDLALSIGLDVLIEVHDREELATVLQIKGAAEHGLIGVNNRNLKTFETSLATTVELINLVPANVPLISESGISGVDDMIYLSGAGAKGVLVGEYFMRKDDIRNAVTTLMEPTKTANFNDSKSTHE, from the coding sequence ATGTATCTTGATCGTATTGTAGTAACCAAACAACAGGAAGTTGAACAATTGAAAAAGTCATTTTCGGTAGAACAAGCCAAAGAGCAGATTAAAACTTTACCTGCAACAAAAGGTTTTCGAAAAGCATTAATCCAACATCCTCATCATTCGATGGGATTGATTGCTGAAGTGAAAAAAGCTTCGCCATCGAAAGGATTGATTCGTCCGGACTTTGATCCTGTTGAAATTGCTAAAGCGTATGAAGATGCAGGGGCAGATTGTATCTCTGTATTAACAGATGTCGATTATTTCCAGGGAAATAAAGAATACTTAACCGCTATTCACCATGCAGTACAGCTTCCGTTACTGCGTAAAGACTTTATTATTGATGAGGTGCAGATTTATGAAGCACGCTTAATCGGTGCAGATGCTATTTTGTTAATCGCAGCTATTTTGACACCAGAACAATTACAATCGTTTTTTGATCTGGCATTATCTATTGGACTGGATGTATTGATTGAAGTACATGATCGCGAAGAACTAGCGACCGTATTACAAATTAAAGGAGCCGCTGAACATGGATTAATTGGTGTAAATAATCGCAATCTCAAAACATTTGAGACATCACTTGCGACTACGGTTGAACTGATTAATCTCGTTCCAGCCAATGTTCCTTTGATCAGTGAAAGTGGAATTTCTGGAGTGGATGATATGATTTATTTATCAGGTGCAGGAGCTAAAGGCGTATTGGTTGGAGAGTACTTTATGCGTAAAGACGATATCCGTAACGCTGTAACAACGCTTATGGAACCTACCAAAACTGCCAACTTCAATGATTCCAAAAGCACACATGAATAA
- the trpD gene encoding anthranilate phosphoribosyltransferase, translated as MVGNELMQQAIATIIEGKHLTREQSSQVMNVIMSGIATPSQIGGLLTALRIKGETVEEITGLAEAMRTNGGSVPVLSDGLLDTCGTGGSGIHKFNISTVSAIIASSIGVRVAKHGNRSASGKAGSADVLEALGVNITLNPEQAAACLEDIGICFMFAQVFHPSMKYAAATRRELGVRTVFNMLGPLTNPAGADRQLIGLYDISKIETVAHTLHLLGLKRALVVASLDGLDEISISAPTRVAELKDGQVHTYEISPADFGLPTHPIEHTLGGDAMENADIIRSVLRGEESAYRDVVVANSAACIYLSGQADSLAQGAVIAAQAIDSGAAAHKLQQLIDTTEGLSHVS; from the coding sequence ATGGTTGGAAATGAACTGATGCAACAAGCAATTGCTACCATTATTGAAGGCAAGCACTTAACACGCGAACAGTCGAGTCAAGTGATGAATGTAATTATGAGCGGTATTGCTACTCCTTCTCAAATCGGAGGCTTACTGACAGCTCTTCGAATCAAAGGAGAAACAGTAGAAGAAATTACGGGTCTAGCAGAAGCGATGCGTACTAATGGAGGTAGTGTTCCTGTATTATCAGATGGGTTGTTAGATACTTGCGGAACAGGTGGCTCGGGGATTCATAAATTTAATATTTCAACGGTATCTGCGATTATTGCTTCTTCTATCGGTGTACGTGTTGCCAAGCATGGTAATCGATCTGCTTCTGGGAAAGCAGGAAGTGCAGATGTATTAGAAGCTCTCGGTGTGAATATTACGCTAAATCCCGAGCAAGCGGCTGCATGTTTGGAAGATATCGGTATTTGCTTTATGTTTGCGCAAGTGTTTCATCCATCTATGAAGTATGCCGCTGCTACACGTCGTGAGTTAGGGGTGCGTACGGTCTTTAATATGTTAGGGCCTTTAACGAATCCAGCCGGAGCCGACCGTCAGTTGATTGGGTTGTACGATATTAGTAAGATTGAGACAGTAGCCCATACACTTCATTTACTAGGATTGAAGCGTGCACTGGTTGTAGCTAGTCTGGATGGACTTGATGAAATTAGTATATCTGCCCCTACAAGAGTAGCAGAGCTAAAAGATGGTCAAGTACACACCTATGAGATTAGCCCGGCAGATTTTGGTCTACCTACACATCCAATAGAACATACATTAGGCGGAGACGCTATGGAAAATGCTGATATTATTCGCAGTGTACTGCGCGGAGAAGAAAGTGCTTATCGTGATGTCGTAGTCGCAAATAGTGCAGCCTGTATCTACCTTTCAGGTCAGGCCGATTCACTTGCGCAAGGAGCCGTTATAGCAGCTCAAGCTATCGATTCAGGAGCTGCTGCTCATAAGTTACAACAATTAATAGACACAACGGAGGGATTAAGCCATGTATCTTGA
- the trpE gene encoding anthranilate synthase component I, with the protein MIQPNIEQVIATSKEYNLIPIVKRLLGDMETPIRIFQRYADHKRAFLLESVEGGSKWARYSFIGSDPFLLISGKKGRIKLEINGQEAELAGKPIEQLKTLLQRYRSPKVDGLPPFTGGAIGFFGYDLQQYYEKLPAHRIDDMQMDDIQFMFCDQIVVFDHVKQHILLVGNVHVPDNATEQQIREAYIKASRKLEATEDLLKTQPSISTMGRSPVSEDVEMGEIQSNMTKEEYLDGVDRAKEYIRAGDIFQVVLSQRFHIETEVSPLEVYRVLRTMNPSPYMYYLKMDDEIIVGTSPEALVKVAGDRLEARPIAGTRPRGQTEAEDQALAEELLQDEKERAEHLMLVDLGRNDLGRVSEFGSVKTDTFMEIERYSHVMHIVSGVSGTLHKDKDFFDAFLSCLPAGTVSGAPKLRAMEIIAEIENEARGAYAGAIGYLGFSGNMDACITIRTIIFKNGKAYVQAGAGIVWDSVPEKEYEETVNKAKGMLKSIRVAEAMFLPKEQENESEINQDYMYGYDR; encoded by the coding sequence ATGATTCAGCCCAATATTGAACAAGTGATTGCAACATCGAAAGAATATAATTTGATTCCTATTGTCAAACGTTTGCTAGGCGATATGGAGACCCCGATTCGGATTTTTCAACGTTATGCTGATCATAAGCGTGCCTTTCTACTGGAAAGTGTAGAAGGCGGTAGTAAATGGGCGCGATATTCGTTTATCGGTAGTGATCCATTTCTTCTGATCTCTGGCAAAAAGGGCAGAATCAAACTTGAAATCAACGGTCAGGAAGCCGAATTAGCAGGCAAGCCTATTGAACAACTCAAAACATTATTGCAACGTTACCGTAGTCCCAAAGTAGATGGATTGCCTCCATTTACAGGCGGAGCGATCGGATTTTTCGGCTATGATCTACAACAGTATTATGAAAAATTACCTGCTCATCGGATAGATGATATGCAGATGGATGATATTCAATTTATGTTCTGTGATCAGATTGTGGTATTTGACCATGTAAAACAACATATTTTGTTAGTTGGTAATGTGCATGTGCCGGATAACGCTACAGAACAACAAATTCGTGAAGCTTATATCAAAGCGAGCCGTAAGCTAGAAGCGACAGAAGATTTATTAAAAACGCAGCCTTCTATCAGTACGATGGGACGTAGCCCGGTATCAGAAGATGTAGAGATGGGCGAAATTCAATCCAATATGACCAAAGAAGAATATTTGGACGGTGTAGATCGGGCAAAAGAATATATTCGTGCTGGTGATATTTTTCAAGTGGTTTTATCTCAACGGTTTCATATTGAGACAGAAGTATCGCCGCTTGAAGTATATCGTGTATTACGCACAATGAATCCATCACCGTATATGTATTATTTGAAAATGGATGATGAGATTATTGTAGGTACATCGCCAGAAGCACTTGTAAAAGTAGCAGGAGATCGCTTAGAGGCACGTCCTATCGCCGGAACGCGTCCTCGTGGTCAGACAGAAGCCGAAGACCAAGCATTAGCTGAAGAATTGCTTCAAGACGAGAAAGAACGTGCAGAACATCTAATGTTAGTCGATCTCGGTCGTAACGATCTAGGACGAGTATCTGAATTCGGAAGTGTCAAAACAGATACATTTATGGAAATCGAACGGTATTCCCATGTGATGCATATTGTATCTGGCGTATCAGGTACATTGCACAAAGATAAAGACTTTTTCGATGCGTTCTTATCCTGTCTGCCTGCTGGAACCGTATCTGGTGCACCGAAATTAAGAGCGATGGAAATTATTGCTGAAATCGAAAATGAAGCACGTGGTGCTTATGCAGGAGCAATCGGTTATCTAGGATTCTCCGGCAATATGGATGCTTGTATTACGATTCGAACGATTATTTTCAAAAACGGGAAAGCTTATGTACAAGCAGGAGCAGGTATCGTCTGGGATTCGGTTCCAGAAAAAGAATACGAAGAAACAGTGAACAAAGCTAAAGGAATGCTCAAATCGATTCGTGTTGCTGAAGCGATGTTTTTACCAAAAGAGCAAGAAAACGAGTCTGAAATCAATCAAGATTACATGTACGGATATGATCGTTAA
- the aroH gene encoding chorismate mutase produces MYNRGIRGATTVINNDKQEILDETVVLLKEIVGRNQFEPEDISCIWITMTPDLDAIFPALAIREMEGWNMVPLMCAVEAAVQNSLPKCIRLMIQVNTTKSQQEIKHVYLNEAKRLRPDLVISE; encoded by the coding sequence ATGTACAATCGAGGAATTCGTGGGGCTACTACAGTAATCAATAATGACAAACAGGAAATATTGGATGAAACCGTAGTATTGCTGAAGGAGATTGTAGGCCGTAATCAATTTGAACCTGAAGATATCAGCTGTATCTGGATTACGATGACACCTGATCTGGATGCTATTTTTCCAGCATTAGCGATTCGTGAAATGGAAGGTTGGAATATGGTTCCTTTAATGTGTGCGGTGGAAGCAGCAGTACAGAACAGCTTACCTAAATGTATCCGACTGATGATTCAAGTAAATACGACAAAATCACAACAAGAAATCAAACATGTTTATTTAAACGAAGCCAAGCGATTACGTCCAGATTTAGTCATTTCAGAATAG
- the aroB gene encoding 3-dehydroquinate synthase, giving the protein MRTVDVQLGERSYPIYIGEDLLQQAGNYLDNHHISKQSPVLIVTDEHVADPYLNIVEQSLTASGFTVVTAIVGAGEQSKSMSVFEEVMTKAIQGGLDRKSTVIALGGGVVGDLAGFVAGSYMRGIRFIQMPTSVLAHDSSVGGKVAINHRLAKNMIGVFHQPEFVLYDLTTLQTLPKREINAGLAEMVKHGLIWDKEFAYWCLEHAEELKSVDMTVMGYGLEKGCSIKAIVVSRDERENDLRAILNLGHTIGHAIEAVAGYGEIIHGEAISIGMVGSALIGEQLGGEPGLVDTTRRMLTALGLPTVLPERLDTDRIMEAMMHDKKFQEGSMTFIVPKSIGVVEINHNVDYDLVRRVVEQLKEEV; this is encoded by the coding sequence GTGAGAACCGTTGATGTCCAACTTGGCGAACGTTCCTATCCAATCTATATTGGAGAAGATTTGTTGCAACAGGCAGGAAATTATTTAGACAATCATCACATTTCTAAGCAAAGCCCGGTATTGATCGTTACCGATGAACATGTGGCTGATCCTTATCTGAATATTGTGGAGCAGTCATTGACTGCTTCTGGATTTACAGTCGTGACCGCGATTGTAGGTGCAGGGGAACAGTCCAAATCGATGTCTGTATTTGAAGAAGTCATGACCAAAGCGATTCAAGGTGGTCTGGATCGCAAATCGACTGTCATCGCTTTGGGTGGCGGTGTAGTAGGTGATCTGGCTGGGTTTGTCGCTGGCTCCTATATGCGCGGTATCCGGTTTATTCAGATGCCGACTAGCGTACTTGCACATGATAGCAGTGTAGGTGGAAAAGTAGCGATTAATCATCGTCTGGCTAAAAATATGATCGGTGTTTTTCATCAACCAGAGTTCGTATTATATGATCTGACAACACTTCAAACATTACCCAAACGTGAAATTAATGCTGGACTTGCAGAGATGGTGAAGCATGGTTTAATCTGGGATAAAGAATTTGCTTATTGGTGTCTGGAGCATGCTGAAGAATTGAAATCTGTAGACATGACAGTGATGGGTTATGGATTGGAAAAAGGATGTTCGATCAAAGCAATCGTCGTTTCACGTGATGAACGCGAAAATGATCTACGAGCAATTCTTAATCTAGGACACACTATAGGACATGCTATTGAAGCGGTAGCAGGATATGGTGAGATTATTCATGGAGAAGCGATCTCTATTGGTATGGTCGGTTCTGCGCTGATCGGTGAACAATTAGGTGGAGAACCCGGTCTGGTGGATACGACACGTCGTATGTTAACAGCACTTGGACTGCCTACTGTATTGCCTGAACGTCTGGATACTGATCGGATTATGGAAGCGATGATGCATGATAAAAAATTTCAAGAAGGATCAATGACATTTATCGTTCCCAAATCGATTGGTGTTGTAGAGATCAATCACAATGTTGATTATGATCTGGTACGCCGTGTAGTCGAGCAATTAAAGGAAGAGGTGTAA
- the aroC gene encoding chorismate synthase — MSLRYLTAGETHGPQLTAIIEGLPSQLELDFEALNFQLARRQKGYGRGRRMQIEKDTADIVGGVRHGYTTGAPVALVVANNDWKHWTKIMNIEPMEGTDEEKRRVHRPRPGHADLNGGLKYNHKDLRNVLERSSARETAIRVACGAVARQFLEAFGIKVAGQVIRIGEIVAPPHNLPLDELIAQTEESSVRVVDKETEQKMEAYIEQIKKEGDSIGGVVECIIEGVPVGLGSFVQYDRKLDARIAQAVMSINAFKGVEIGIGFEAGELRGSQVHDEILYNEERGYHRASNRLGGFEGGMTNGMPIVVRGVMKPIPTLYKPLQSVDIDTKEAFTAQVERSDACAVPAASVVLESVVAWEVAKAFLEKFGGDSMDEIRNNLKNYLTQVEQY; from the coding sequence ATGAGTTTACGTTATTTAACAGCAGGGGAGACACATGGTCCCCAATTGACTGCGATTATTGAAGGATTACCAAGCCAGCTAGAGCTGGATTTTGAAGCATTGAATTTCCAATTGGCACGTCGTCAGAAAGGGTATGGACGAGGTCGCCGCATGCAAATTGAAAAAGATACAGCCGATATCGTAGGCGGTGTACGTCATGGATATACAACAGGAGCACCTGTAGCCTTGGTTGTAGCTAATAATGACTGGAAGCACTGGACTAAAATTATGAATATTGAGCCGATGGAAGGTACAGACGAAGAAAAACGTCGTGTACATCGTCCACGTCCAGGTCATGCTGATCTGAATGGCGGTCTTAAATATAATCACAAAGATTTGCGTAACGTGTTAGAGCGTTCTAGTGCACGTGAGACAGCGATTCGTGTCGCTTGTGGAGCTGTGGCACGTCAATTTCTTGAAGCATTTGGTATCAAAGTTGCCGGACAAGTCATTCGTATCGGTGAAATTGTAGCACCACCTCATAATCTTCCACTGGATGAGTTAATTGCGCAAACGGAAGAATCTTCTGTACGTGTGGTTGATAAAGAAACCGAGCAAAAAATGGAAGCTTATATCGAACAAATCAAAAAAGAAGGCGACTCGATCGGTGGAGTGGTTGAATGCATTATTGAAGGCGTTCCTGTCGGTCTGGGAAGTTTTGTTCAATATGACCGTAAGCTTGATGCACGTATCGCTCAAGCCGTTATGTCGATCAATGCTTTTAAAGGTGTAGAGATCGGTATTGGTTTTGAAGCAGGAGAACTTCGTGGTTCACAAGTACATGATGAGATTTTATATAACGAAGAGCGTGGATATCATCGTGCTAGCAACCGTCTGGGTGGATTTGAAGGTGGAATGACGAATGGTATGCCGATCGTTGTCCGCGGAGTAATGAAGCCTATTCCAACATTGTACAAACCGCTACAAAGTGTAGATATCGATACCAAAGAAGCATTTACTGCTCAAGTGGAACGTTCTGATGCTTGTGCTGTACCTGCCGCTAGCGTTGTGCTTGAAAGTGTTGTTGCCTGGGAAGTAGCCAAGGCTTTCCTTGAGAAATTTGGCGGCGATTCAATGGATGAGATTCGTAACAATCTTAAAAATTACCTTACTCAAGTGGAGCAATACTAA
- a CDS encoding CheR family methyltransferase — MLINDTIHSDPDYVGFIKKVKDNTGIDLSQYKEAQMKRRLTTLRTKNGFSTFSAFFDAMLKDKTLFYEFLDRMTINVSEFWRNPNRWEVLRDSILPQLQKNNGKNLKVWSAACSTGEEPYTLSMILSDKNLLSSTTLHATDIDDGALEKAKKGMYLERSLKDVPADVAKRHFTADGHMFHISDSLKKAVNFRKGNLLTDTFETGYDLIVCRNVMIYFTEEAKNMLYHKFANSLRPGGVLFVGSTEQIFSPAQYGFETSETFFYYKKG, encoded by the coding sequence ATGCTTATTAATGATACTATTCATTCAGACCCGGACTATGTAGGTTTTATAAAAAAAGTAAAAGATAATACTGGAATCGATTTGTCTCAATACAAAGAAGCTCAAATGAAGCGCCGTCTGACAACATTACGTACCAAAAATGGATTTTCTACATTTAGCGCGTTTTTCGATGCAATGTTGAAAGACAAAACGTTATTTTATGAATTTTTGGATCGTATGACGATCAACGTATCTGAATTTTGGCGTAACCCGAACCGTTGGGAAGTATTGCGTGATTCGATTTTACCGCAATTGCAAAAAAACAACGGTAAAAACTTAAAAGTATGGAGCGCAGCTTGTTCTACAGGTGAAGAGCCATATACATTGTCGATGATCCTGTCTGACAAAAATCTTTTATCCAGTACTACTTTACATGCTACGGATATTGATGACGGTGCATTGGAAAAAGCTAAAAAAGGAATGTATTTGGAACGTTCATTAAAAGATGTTCCTGCTGATGTTGCCAAACGCCATTTTACAGCAGATGGTCACATGTTCCATATTAGTGACTCGCTGAAAAAAGCGGTAAATTTCCGTAAAGGTAACCTACTGACCGATACGTTTGAAACAGGATACGATCTAATCGTATGTCGCAACGTGATGATTTATTTTACAGAAGAAGCCAAAAACATGCTGTATCATAAATTCGCAAACAGTCTGCGTCCTGGTGGAGTATTATTTGTAGGCAGTACGGAGCAGATTTTTTCTCCGGCACAATATGGGTTCGAGACATCGGAAACATTCTTTTATTACAAAAAAGGCTGA
- the ndk gene encoding nucleoside-diphosphate kinase, translating to MERTFLMIKPDGVQRGLIGRIVSRLEDKGFKLVGGKFVTATEEQAKRHYAEHEGKAFYDGLISFITSGPVFAMVWEGDDIITISRMVIGKTKVTEAQPGTIRGDFANHTPLNLIHGSDSVESAEREIANFFDENELSVYDKNISAWI from the coding sequence ATGGAACGCACATTTTTGATGATTAAACCTGATGGTGTGCAGCGGGGGTTAATAGGACGCATTGTCAGTCGTTTGGAGGACAAAGGCTTTAAGCTGGTAGGTGGCAAGTTCGTAACCGCAACAGAGGAACAGGCAAAGCGTCATTATGCAGAGCACGAAGGCAAAGCATTCTATGATGGTTTGATCAGCTTTATTACTTCAGGTCCGGTGTTCGCTATGGTCTGGGAAGGTGATGATATTATCACAATCTCTCGCATGGTTATCGGCAAAACCAAAGTAACTGAAGCACAACCTGGAACGATTCGTGGTGACTTTGCTAATCATACTCCACTCAATCTGATTCACGGTTCCGATTCAGTTGAAAGTGCTGAACGGGAGATTGCTAATTTTTTTGACGAGAACGAATTAAGCGTTTACGACAAAAATATTTCAGCATGGATCTAA